The genomic stretch CGGGCCGATGATGGGTATCGCAATCGCCGACCTCTCAACACCAACTTCAAAAACCACCGGCGCTGTAACTGTCTTAACGGAAGAGCAAATAGGCAAGGCTAAATTTGAAAGACGTCAAACGCCCTGTATTCGCTGCGGCAGATGTCTGGAAGTTTGCCCTGAAAATTTGATGCCTACTAAAATCGCCCACGCGGTGAAAAACAGCCTTTGGGACATAGCAGAAAGTTATTATATCCGCGCTTGTATTGAGTGCGGCTGCTGCAGTTATGTTTGCCCGGCCAAAATTGAAATAGCAGGATATATCAAAACAGGCAAAATTACTCTTGCAAGACAGAAGAAAAAGATACCAGGCTGATAATTCTTATGACATACAGACGGTTCTTAAAGGAAAACGAGTAAATGCTGAGAGACTTAAGAGTTTCATGTGCGCCTCATATAAGTGAGCCGCTTTCTACACGCAGGGCGATGATAGACGTCATAATAGGTTTGGCCCCTGCAATGGCCGCGGCTGGATATTATTTCCGCATTTATGCGCTCATTCTTATCTCTACCTGCTGTTTATCCGCGGTTGCAACCGAATGGCTTTGTAATCTAATCCGCAAAAACCCTAACTCAACCGGTGATTTCAGCGCTGTGGTAACCGGTATAATCCTCGCGTTATCGGTTCCGCCGGCGCTCCCTGTCTGGGCAGCAATAATAGGAAGCGTCTTCGCGATAGCAATCGGTAAAATGGTCTTCGGAGGGCTGGGGGCCAATATATTCAATCCTGCTATGGTCGGCAGGGCATTTCTCACTGCCTCTCTCGGTATGCTGATGACAACGTGGACTGTGCCGGCCACGATTGACCGCTCGATGCCGGTCATATCTGCCGAGAATAAAATTGATGCGAGGACACAGGCAACGCCACTGGCATGGAGCAAAGAGGCTATAAAAACCAAAAAAGGGGCTGACCATGTAAATGAGCAGCTCGAAGCGATGTTCAAAGGCGAAGTCGGCGGATGTCTCGGTGAAACAAGCGCTCTGGCGCTTTTAATCGGCGGAGCTTATTTATTGATAAGGCGAACAATTCGTCCCCACATTCCGCTGGCGGTCATAATATCTGCTTCGGCTTTTGCCGGGATTATGTATCTTATCAATCGAGATGCCTATATTTCACCGCTAAGTCATTTGTACAGCGGCGGCCTGCTAATAGGTGCGTTTTTCATCGCAACCGACCCAGTTACTGCGCCGCTTACAATAAAGGGCAGGTGGATTTTCGGAATCGGCGTGGGAATGATAACAATGCTTATAAGAATCTTCGGCGAATATCCCGAAGGCGTGATGTATTCGGTCCTGTTGATGAATTCCGTAACGCCTCTGATTGACAGGTTCTGCAAACTGGTCCCTGCGGGAGGTAAACCGAATGCTTAAGAAAATAATCGCAAATTACATAGAACAGAGCTGGCTTCTGATTGTCTGTTCCTTTGCGTTCGGGCTTTTACTCGCTCTGACCAACTCGGCATGGTCGGGAAGAATCGAGCAGAACAAAATTGACAAGCTCAACGGCCTTATGAACTCTCTTATGACCGACGCAAACAAATTCGAGATTGTTCTCGAAGGCGCGCAGGTCGAGCTCGGCAAAGGCAAAATCGTAAAGACTAATGTTTACAAAGCTGTCACCTCCGATGGCAAAACCACGGGGTTCTGTTTCAACGCCGAAGGTGCCGGCTTTGCCGACAAGATAGAGCTTGTCATTGCCGTTGACGCAGCTTTCGAAAAAATCGCTGGTTACAGCGTTCTTTCGAGCAATGAAACACCAGGGTTCGGCGACAGGATTAAAGGGAATTATTACCGCGGCCAGTTCAAAGGCGCTCCCGTTGGGACGCTGATTCTTACCAAGCAGGGTTCAGCAGAAAAAATCGACAGCGATATTGTCGCCATCAGCGGGGCAACGGTGTCAAGCACAGCGGTCGTCAATATCTTCAATAATTATCTCGAGCAAATAAAAAAACAACTCGTACAAAAAGGAATTGTAAACAGTGGCAGATAAAACAATGACAGCCGCGGATGCGCTGAAAGGCGGGCTTTGGACCGAGGTCCCGGTTCTTCGGCTTATTCTCGGGATGTGTCCCACGCTTGCGGTTACGACGGCTGTAAAGCCGGCGCTTACTATGGGTCTGAGTGTGCTGTTTGTTCTGCTTTGCAGCAACATTATGGTCAGCCTTATGAGAAACCTTCTCAAGCCGCACCTGCGGATACTGATGTTTACGCTGACTATTGCGGCGTTTGTTACGATAGCGGATTTGTTTCTGCGTGCCTTTACGCCGCAGATGAGCGAAGTATTGGGGCCGTATGTGCCGCTGATTATCGTCAACTGCATAATCATCGCCCGCGCCGAGGCGTGCGCGAGCAAATGCGGGATTTTTGTAAGCACGGTCGACGCCATCAGTATGGGTATTGGCTTTACCATTGTGCTGTGTATTCTCGCTTCCATCCGGGAATTGCTGTCGGTTGGAACCATCTGGGATATTCCTGTTTTGTGGAAAGGTTTCGTGCCGTGGGCTGCGATGAGAATGCCGGTCGGCGCGTTCGTTACGCTGGGGCTCATGATGGCGTTGGTCAATACATTTACCCAAAAATCCGTACGAGGGTCTTAACTATGGATAAATTTTATTTACTTCTGACGGCTTTCATATCAATTGTACTTATCAACAACCTTGTGTTTACGAAATTTCTCGGCATTTGTCCCTATTTAGGAGTTTCGGGCAGGCTCGATATGGCTTTCGGAATGGGACTGGCCGTAACGTTCGTTATAACGCTCGCTGGCGTGCTGACATGGCTTATCGACCACATGGTGCTGATGCCTTATGGGCTGGAAGTTACGCGCTACGTTTGCTACATACTGGTAATAGCCGGTGCCGTGCAGCTTGTCGAGATGTACCTGCGAAAATTTTTCCCGCCTTTATACGACAGCTTCGGGATATTTCTCCCTCTGATTACCACGAACTGTGCCATTTTGGGATTATGCCTGTTCATAAACCTCTGGGGCATTGGTAATCTGCCGGAAGTGGCAGTGCTGAGCTTCGGGGCGGGCATCGGCTTTACGATGGCGATATGCATTATGGCGGGGATACGTGAGAACCTGAATTTGGCTGACGTGCCGCAATGCCTCCAGGGTGCGCCGATTACGCTGATTACCGCTGGCCTGCTGACGCTGGCGTTTATGGGGTTTGCGGGAATGGTAAAATAAGTGGATGAATAAGTAATGATATTAGCTGACATTTATCAATTGTGGAATAGTGTGTGGCCTGCCGGCTTGATAACGCTCGGATTGGGAAGCGGCTTTGCTGTAGTGCTTCTGATAGCGAGTATAAAGCTTAAGGTCGAGGTCGACCCTAAGGTCGAACAAATCCGTGATGTCCTGCCGCACTTCGACTGCGGGGCATGCGGCTTTGCGGGCTGCAGTTCTTACGCGAAAGCGGTCGCTGAAACGCCGTCGCTGATAGGCTTATGTACGCCGGGCGGTACAAAAACATCGGCTAAAATCGCCGAGATACTGAACCTCCAAATCAGCGCTTCGGGACCGGCCAAAAAACCGATTGTCCACTGCCGGGCACATACAGACGACAAGACCTTTTACGCAAAATATCAGGGGATACCAACGTGCACATCCGCAAACGCATTGGTCAATGTGCAGGCGTGCAAATTCGGCTGTCTCGGCTTCGGCGACTGCGTGGCGGCGTGCAGGTTTGACGCTCTGCACATAATCGATGACTTGGCCGCCGTCGATTACGAAAAATGCACCGGCTGCGGCGCATGCGCAAAAGCCTGCCCTCGCAACCTGATTGAAATGGTTCCATTTGCCTGTGAGAATATGATGACCGTCGCCTGCAAAAGCAAGGAGAGCGGCAAGGTGAGCCGCTCGATGTGCAAGGTCGGCTGCATAGGCTGCGGCCTGTGTGCCAAACAGACAGACATCTTCATTATCGAGGAAAACTTGGCACGATTGGATTACAGCAAATTCCAGCCCAGTGAGAAGACCGAAGCCGCCATGGAAAAATGCCCGACCTGCGTAATTGTATTTCGCGGCCCAACCGCCCCGCCGCCTCGCCAGCCTGGCCAAAAACCTGCTGCTGTAACCGCTTAAATCAATCTATAAATTTCTCTGCGCCGCTGGTTTTTATGACTTTATACTCCGGCGGCGAAGTTATTAAAATCGCCTCCGCATCCGGTATTGTCTCGATTAAGGCGAGCCCTTTTTCCCTGCCCATTACGCTTACCGCCGTCGATAAGGCATCTGCGTCAGCTGCACTCGGGCAAATAATAGTAACGCTCGCCAAGCTCTCGCTGCTGTGCCCGCTTTCAGGGTTAATTATGTGGCTGTACTTTTTCCCTCCTATCGTAACAAATCGATGATAATGGCCGCTGGTAGCAACGGCCGAGTCAGTCAGCCGGAGGATAAATAAAGGTTTGCCTGCATTCATAACATCATTCGCGACAGGGTCTTGCAGGCCGATTCGCCAGATATTTTGGCCTGCCGGCGGTGAACCAAAGCATCGGATTTCGCCGCCGATATCGACCATTCCCCCTGCCGCCCCGCCCTTTTGCATCGCCTCAACCGCCTTATCAATTGCGTATCCTTTTGCTATCCCGCCCAAATCCACTCTCATTCCCTTTGCCGCAAAGCGAACGCTCCTTTCGTTCGCGTCTCGTATAAGTTTATCGCAGCCGACCTTCGAGTGAACTCGCTGCAGCTCTGCGTCGGAAGGTAGAGAATTCGCCTCTTCCGCCGAATGCCAGAGGTCCACCAAAGGCCCGACGGTAACATCGAACGCCCCGCTGCTGAGTTTGCTGAACCTGACGCTTTTTTCGATTACTTCGTATGTCGATTTACTGACCCTAACCGCCCGCGCAAATCCGTCCCTGTTCAGCTCGCTTATTTCCGAATCGCTTTTGTGGTAGTTCATCAGCTTCTCGACTTCTTTGATTTCCGCAAAGGCATCTTCGATACACCCCTTAGCTGTGTTTGAATCAGCCGCGACGGCAACGACCCTCGCAAATGTCCCCATCACCTCGCGCATACCGCTGTCAGCATCGACTCGGCCGGCATTCTTGTCAGGGGCAAAGAAATACAGCGCCGCCGCCAAAAAGGCAAAAACAACAATCTCAATCGCAATCCTGCTGTTCCTGTTCATAAAAATCCTTTCAACATAAGCTTTTTGATAATTGATAATTGAGCAATAATCAATAGAAAATAATCGATAATCACTCTATAATGCCCCTGTGAATAAAAAAGAAATCATAATACTGGATGAGCAGGTTGGCCGGGAATTCCTCCCGTTTGTTCGCGGGCCGAGCAGATATATCGGCGGCGAAGTAAACCAAATCAAAAAAGACCTCACACAGTGCGGCCTTACCGTTGCGCTCTGCTTTCCCGATATATATGAAATCGGAATGAGCCATACCGGCCTGGCGATAATCTATGATATCCTTAACACCCTCGACGGCGTGGCCGCCGAGCGCGTCTTTGCGCCGTGGGTTGATGCGGAAAAAATCCTTCGTGACAAAAAAATCCCGCTGTTTAGTCTCGAATCAAAAGCTGCGTTAAAGAGTTTCGATATTGTCGGCTTCAGTCTGACCAATGAGCTTTGCTACACCAATGTGCTTAATATGCTTGACCTCGGCGGAATCAATATCCGTAGCTCTGCCCGCGATG from Phycisphaerae bacterium encodes the following:
- the rsxE gene encoding electron transport complex subunit RsxE; its protein translation is MADKTMTAADALKGGLWTEVPVLRLILGMCPTLAVTTAVKPALTMGLSVLFVLLCSNIMVSLMRNLLKPHLRILMFTLTIAAFVTIADLFLRAFTPQMSEVLGPYVPLIIVNCIIIARAEACASKCGIFVSTVDAISMGIGFTIVLCILASIRELLSVGTIWDIPVLWKGFVPWAAMRMPVGAFVTLGLMMALVNTFTQKSVRGS
- a CDS encoding FAD:protein FMN transferase codes for the protein MNRNSRIAIEIVVFAFLAAALYFFAPDKNAGRVDADSGMREVMGTFARVVAVAADSNTAKGCIEDAFAEIKEVEKLMNYHKSDSEISELNRDGFARAVRVSKSTYEVIEKSVRFSKLSSGAFDVTVGPLVDLWHSAEEANSLPSDAELQRVHSKVGCDKLIRDANERSVRFAAKGMRVDLGGIAKGYAIDKAVEAMQKGGAAGGMVDIGGEIRCFGSPPAGQNIWRIGLQDPVANDVMNAGKPLFILRLTDSAVATSGHYHRFVTIGGKKYSHIINPESGHSSESLASVTIICPSAADADALSTAVSVMGREKGLALIETIPDAEAILITSPPEYKVIKTSGAEKFID
- a CDS encoding Rnf-Nqr domain containing protein, with the translated sequence MDKFYLLLTAFISIVLINNLVFTKFLGICPYLGVSGRLDMAFGMGLAVTFVITLAGVLTWLIDHMVLMPYGLEVTRYVCYILVIAGAVQLVEMYLRKFFPPLYDSFGIFLPLITTNCAILGLCLFINLWGIGNLPEVAVLSFGAGIGFTMAICIMAGIRENLNLADVPQCLQGAPITLITAGLLTLAFMGFAGMVK
- a CDS encoding RnfABCDGE type electron transport complex subunit D, giving the protein MLRDLRVSCAPHISEPLSTRRAMIDVIIGLAPAMAAAGYYFRIYALILISTCCLSAVATEWLCNLIRKNPNSTGDFSAVVTGIILALSVPPALPVWAAIIGSVFAIAIGKMVFGGLGANIFNPAMVGRAFLTASLGMLMTTWTVPATIDRSMPVISAENKIDARTQATPLAWSKEAIKTKKGADHVNEQLEAMFKGEVGGCLGETSALALLIGGAYLLIRRTIRPHIPLAVIISASAFAGIMYLINRDAYISPLSHLYSGGLLIGAFFIATDPVTAPLTIKGRWIFGIGVGMITMLIRIFGEYPEGVMYSVLLMNSVTPLIDRFCKLVPAGGKPNA
- a CDS encoding FMN-binding protein, coding for MLKKIIANYIEQSWLLIVCSFAFGLLLALTNSAWSGRIEQNKIDKLNGLMNSLMTDANKFEIVLEGAQVELGKGKIVKTNVYKAVTSDGKTTGFCFNAEGAGFADKIELVIAVDAAFEKIAGYSVLSSNETPGFGDRIKGNYYRGQFKGAPVGTLILTKQGSAEKIDSDIVAISGATVSSTAVVNIFNNYLEQIKKQLVQKGIVNSGR
- a CDS encoding RnfABCDGE type electron transport complex subunit B, whose product is MILADIYQLWNSVWPAGLITLGLGSGFAVVLLIASIKLKVEVDPKVEQIRDVLPHFDCGACGFAGCSSYAKAVAETPSLIGLCTPGGTKTSAKIAEILNLQISASGPAKKPIVHCRAHTDDKTFYAKYQGIPTCTSANALVNVQACKFGCLGFGDCVAACRFDALHIIDDLAAVDYEKCTGCGACAKACPRNLIEMVPFACENMMTVACKSKESGKVSRSMCKVGCIGCGLCAKQTDIFIIEENLARLDYSKFQPSEKTEAAMEKCPTCVIVFRGPTAPPPRQPGQKPAAVTA